A single genomic interval of Candidatus Bipolaricaulis anaerobius harbors:
- a CDS encoding DUF3696 domain-containing protein, whose protein sequence is MITDLHLRGFKGWADTGPLKFARITGFFGPNSSGKSALIQALLMLKQTADSPDRNLPLFLGDDRSLVELGGFHEVTHRHDTERGIEWDISWRLPKQITITDPTVPSRTLFSTEQLSQFARVTQGGAGLRVERMGYRIDNLELGMQAREKQGYDLFPSRAEGRDFHFVRTRGRAWPLPPPTKCYGFPPEVRAYYQNAQFLADLELAAEHLWGRVFYLGPLREYPRRHYIWAGGEPLDVGRRGERVTDALLSSRARGKYISPGPRRHRRTLEEQVASSLADLGIVHKFEIESVAEDVQIYRMMLQTDNGGPLVPVTDVGFGVSQVLPVITLCYYVPEGSVVILEQPEIHLHPAVQAGLADVLIDAVKTRRIQVILESHSEHLLRRLQRRMAEGKIDPEQEVALYFVHRTGRASDIQRLLLDLFGRISNWPPGFFGDDLGEVLATQAAILRQKGADAQGG, encoded by the coding sequence ATGATTACAGACCTGCACTTGAGGGGCTTCAAGGGATGGGCTGATACTGGCCCACTAAAGTTTGCGCGAATCACGGGTTTCTTCGGGCCGAACAGTTCCGGTAAGAGCGCTCTCATACAAGCGCTTCTAATGTTGAAACAAACAGCGGATTCCCCCGACAGAAACCTTCCTCTCTTCCTGGGCGACGACAGAAGTCTAGTCGAGCTCGGAGGGTTCCATGAGGTCACCCACAGGCACGACACAGAGAGAGGAATTGAATGGGACATATCGTGGCGTCTTCCGAAGCAGATCACGATTACGGATCCGACTGTCCCATCGCGGACTCTGTTCTCTACTGAGCAGCTCTCGCAGTTCGCGCGGGTGACTCAGGGGGGGGCCGGGCTCCGAGTGGAGCGAATGGGCTACAGGATTGACAACCTAGAGCTTGGGATGCAGGCTCGCGAGAAGCAAGGCTACGACCTTTTCCCATCGCGGGCTGAGGGACGAGACTTCCACTTCGTCCGAACCCGTGGACGCGCTTGGCCTCTACCTCCCCCAACGAAGTGCTACGGCTTCCCGCCTGAAGTCAGGGCCTACTACCAGAACGCTCAGTTTCTTGCAGATCTCGAACTGGCAGCTGAACACCTGTGGGGACGGGTCTTCTACCTGGGCCCGCTGCGCGAGTATCCAAGACGGCACTACATCTGGGCAGGGGGCGAGCCTCTCGATGTTGGACGGCGAGGAGAGCGTGTCACTGATGCGCTGCTCTCATCAAGGGCAAGGGGCAAGTACATCTCCCCGGGTCCCAGGAGACATAGGAGGACTCTCGAGGAACAGGTCGCCAGCTCGCTGGCTGATCTCGGGATTGTACATAAATTCGAGATTGAATCAGTAGCAGAAGACGTCCAGATCTACAGGATGATGCTTCAGACCGACAACGGAGGGCCTTTGGTTCCCGTAACAGATGTGGGCTTCGGCGTCTCGCAGGTGCTTCCCGTGATAACCCTATGCTACTACGTCCCGGAGGGCTCGGTGGTAATTCTTGAGCAGCCTGAGATACACCTGCACCCAGCTGTGCAGGCGGGGCTCGCTGATGTTCTGATTGACGCAGTGAAGACGCGCCGCATACAGGTGATCCTGGAGAGCCACAGTGAGCATCTCCTGCGAAGACTGCAGCGCCGAATGGCTGAAGGAAAGATCGATCCCGAGCAGGAGGTTGCGCTGTACTTCGTCCACCGGACTGGGCGGGCTTCTGATATTCAGCGCCTCTTGCTGGATCTCTTCGGACGGATCTCGAACTGGCCACCGGGCTTCTTCGGAGATGACCTTGGCGAGGTTCTTGCCACGCAGGCTGCCATCCTCCGGCAGAAGGGTGCAGATGCGCAGGGTGGTTGA